A genomic segment from Malus domestica chromosome 05, GDT2T_hap1 encodes:
- the LOC103420085 gene encoding 3-oxo-Delta(4,5)-steroid 5-beta-reductase-like — MSWWWAGAIGAAKKTFDPNDVPPKYQSVALVLGVTGIVGNSLAEILPLADTPGGPWKVYGVARRPRPAWNADHPVEYIQCDLSDPHQTHSQLSQLTDVTHVFYVTWASKPTEAENCEVNGNMFRNLLDAVISNAPNLQHICLQTGRKHYIGPFEILGKVEPHEPPFHEDLPRLDVPNFYYTLEDILFEEVKKKEGLTWSVHRPSVIFGFSPYSLMNIVGSLCIYAAICKHEGKKLRFTGSRGAWNGYWDVSDADLIAEHQIWAAVDPYAKNEAFNCSNGDVVKWKHLFRVLAEQFELDIEDVGEEGGSEASLEEMMKDKGPVWDEIVKEKGLVPTKLEEVGNWWFVDLMFGVETSLDSMNKSKEHGFVGFRNSKTSFLTWIDRMKSYRLVP; from the exons ATGAGCTGGTGGTGGGCAGGAGCCATTGGAGCTGCAAAG AAAACTTTTGATCCCAATGATGTGCCGCCCAAATACCAGAGCGTGGCTCTGGTTCTCGGCGTCACTGGGATAGTCGGCAATAGCCTTGCCGAGATTCTCCCCCTGGCCGACACACCCGGCGGGCCATGGAAGGTATATGGTGTAGCCCGCCGGCCTCGTCCGGCGTGGAACGCTGATCATCCTGTTGAATACATTCAGTGTGATCTCTCAGACCCTCATCAAACACATTCTCAGCTGTCCCAGCTGACCGATGTCACTCATGTATTTTATGTGACGTGGGCAAGTAAGCCCACGGAAGCTGAGAACTGTGAGGTCAACGGCAACATGTTTCGGAACTTGCTGGATGCTGTGATCTCAAATGCACCAAATCTGCAGCACATATGCTTGCAAACGGGCCGGAAGCATTATATCGGTCCGTTTGAGATATTGGGCAAGGTCGAGCCTCATGAGCCACCGTTTCACGAAGACCTCCCGAGGCTTGACGTGCCCAATTTTTACTACACATTGGAGGACATTTTGTTTGAGGAGGTGAAGAAAAAGGAGGGTTTGACATGGTCAGTGCACAGGCCTAGCGTGATATTCGGGTTTTCGCCCTATAGCTTGATGAACATTGTGGGGAGCCTCTGCATTTATGCCGCAATATGTAAGCACGAGGGGAAGAAACTGAGGTTTACGGGGAGCAGAGGGGCGTGGAACGGGTACTGGGATGTCTCGGACGCCGACTTGATAGCCGAGCACCAGATTTGGGCAGCAGTTGATCCATATGCCAAGAATGAGGCTTTCAATTGCAGCAATGGGGATGTGGTTAAGTGGAAGCATTTGTTCAGGGTTTTGGCAGAGCAGTTCGAGCTTGATATTGAGGACGTTGGCGAGGAGGGCGGATCGGAGGCGAGCTTGGAGGAGATGATGAAAGATAAGGGGCCGGTGTGGGATGAGATTGTGAAAGAGAAGGGTCTGGTTCCTACCAAGCTGGAAGAAGTTGGTAACTGGTGGTTTGTGGATCTTATGTTTGGAGTTGAGACAAGTCTGGACAGCATGAACAAGAGCAAAGAACATGGTTTTGTGGGGTTCAGGAATTCAAAGACATCATTTTTAACTTGGATTGACAGGATGAAATCTTACAGACTTGTTCCTTGA